One stretch of Prunus persica cultivar Lovell chromosome G1, Prunus_persica_NCBIv2, whole genome shotgun sequence DNA includes these proteins:
- the LOC18790362 gene encoding uncharacterized protein LOC18790362: MRFKKGNKVEILSQKEVPSVAWRCAEIISGNGHTYSVKYDRSPGKDSQAVVERVPRKDIRPCPPPVQSAEILAVGDVAEVFDAGFWKMAKVLKVLDENYYLTRLLGSSEEFRVHKHRIRVRQFWKDDKWVVIGKGSDNRISSQVPQLNARIKLPAVNDCVPPLDIISYQDSHNVSSRSLKRASPYCSFYIDGYSRKRRAIEKGCESQHFFSGSPSSFLKKVDAVAYPRENLGEKYVQASFINRTTGCFEKEREELNGAISLSVERSSELDDCDSDACSVGSCSVISSNSNKFSSHNLAGTSQDSDTLSSDADSFCGDAQEKFSVPLEEDVPAGIHRLELNAYHSTLVAMHASGSLTWEQEALLTNLRISLHISNDEHLIEGQGWSLACLALLPKA; the protein is encoded by the exons CCTACAGTGTTAAGTATGATCGGTCTCCTGGTAAGGATAGTCAAGCAGTTGTGGAGAGAGTTCCAAGGAAGGATATTAGGCCTTGCCCTCCACCTGTTCAAAGTGCGGAGATTTTGGCAGTTGGTGATGTTGCTGAGGTGTTCGATGCTGGTTTCTGGAAAATGGCTAAGGTGTTGAAGGTTTTGGATGAAAATTATTACTTGACTAGGCTACTTGGATCTTCTGAGGAGTTTAGAGTGCACAAACATAGGATCCGGGTGCGCCAATTTTGGAAAGATGACAAATGGGTTGTGATCGGAAAG GGTTCTGATAATCGTATTAGCTCGCAAGTCCCACAATTGAATGCAAGAATAAAGCTACCAGCTGTGAATGATTGTGTACCTCCACTGGACATCATCAGTTATCAGGATTCCCATAATGTCTCATCGAGATCATTGAAGAGAGCTTCTCCATATTGCTCATTTTATATTGATGGATATTCACGAAAGAGGAGAGCAATTGAGAAGGGGTGTGAGAGCCAACACTTTTTTTCTGGGTCCCCATCTTCCTTTCTCAAAAAGGTAGATGCTGTTGCTTACCCACGAGAAAATCTGGGTGAAAAATATGTGCAGGCTTCCTTTATTAATCGTACAACTGGATGTTTTGAAAAGGAGAGGGAAGAGTTAAATGGTGCTATTTCTCTTTCTGTTGAAAGAAGTTCAGAACTTGATGATTGTGATAGTGATGCATGCTCTGTGGGTAGTTGTAGTGTTATTAGTAGCAATTCAAATAAGTTTTCGAGTCATAATTTAGCAGGTACTAGTCAAGATTCAGATACCCTTTCTAGTGATGCAGATTCTTTTTGTGGAGATGCGCAAGAAAAATTTTCCGTTCCTCTGGAAGAGGATGTACCAGCAGGAATCCATAGGTTAGAGTTGAATGCTTATCACAGTACTCTGGTGGCAATGCATGCTTCTGGATCCTTAACTTGGGAACAAGAAGCGTTATTGACAAATCTCCGTATTTCACTGCACATTTCAAACGATGAGCATTTGATTGAA GGCCAAGGTTGGAGCCTtgcttgccttgccttgcttCCAAAGGCTTAG